Part of the Helicobacter bilis genome is shown below.
AATGATAAAATTTGATTACATTATTATATACACAGCAAAGTAAAAAAAATCATAATATCCTCATTATAAGCTTCACTCTAACTACTCTAAATCATAAAAATATATTTAAAATAAAAACGCAAATTGTAACAAATTTTAAAGAATAAACGCAGGATTCTAGAAATGATTTTATATAATATTTCACTTTAAGAACATAGGGGCATGAGTGCTATATCTTGCTTTATGTGTTATAATTGAGAGTAAATCAAAAGGAATAGTATGTCATCTAAAAAAAGCATATCAAAAACGCCAAAAATAAATATAGAAACACATATAAAAAACACACAAAGCTACATGCAAGACCTATTTTGCTTTATCGGCGAAGATGGTAAAAGAGAGGGACTCATAAAAACGCCAGAGAGAGTAGCAAAGCTGCATGAAATGCTGTATAGTGGTTATGAAATAGATCCTAATAGTATTTTAGATTCTGTATTTAGCGATGGGGCATGTAATGAAATGGTGGTTGTGCGAGATATTGAGTTTTACTCAATGTGTGAGCATCATTTATTGCCTTTTTTTGGGAAAATCTCAATCGGTTATATCCCAGATAAAAAAGTCGTTGGAATCTCAAATCTATCAAAGCTAGTAGAAGTCTTTGCTAGACGATTGCAAATACAAGAAAAGCTTACCACACAAATCGCTGATACCATCATGCATTCACTCAAACCAAAAGGGGCTATGGTAGTCTGTGAAGCCCTGCATTTATGTATGGCAATGCGTGGTAATGCCAAGCAAAACTCAAAGATTCTCACTTCTGCTGTGCGTGGATTATTCCAGCAAGATTCAAGGACTAGAATGGAGTTTATGCAGCTTATTAAAACTTAGCTTTGTGTAAATCTAAAACAATGATGTATAATATCCTTTTTATTTAAAATATAAGAGAATCTGCATGACTAAAACAATGAAAGCTTATTATGCTAAAGCCTATCCAAAGATAAATATCACACTAAAAATAGGCGAAAAAATAGGGAATCTTCATACATTACAATCGCGTTTTTGCTTAGTAGAAAGTAGTCTATATGATTCCTTTTTAATTATAAAAGAGTCTTTAGATAACGAAGTATTAACACAAAAAGATTTAGTCAAAAAATTACCGCAAAGATATACAACATTTAGTGAAACAACAAAGCAGCATAACGCAATACAATGCTATCTCTATGGCAATTTTGACTGCAAACTAGAAGATAATCTCATTTATAAAGCTTACGCACTTTTAGCAAAACATATAGATTCTAACATTAATCCTTGCTTCATTCGTATTATCGTGGATAAGAGAATACCAGTTGGCGGTGGGCTTGGTGGTGGCAGTGTGAATGCGGCTTTAATACTTTTATTACTCAATGAGTTATTTAACCTAAATTGTAGCAAAGAGATTCTATATCAATATGCAAAAGCACTTGGTAGTGATGTAGCCTTTTTTCTTATGATTTATACGCAAAATAGCACACATATCACACCATATTTTTATGTAGAGCAAAACTTAAGTAAGGGGGATTTAGATTCTATTTTATTTAAGCAGACACAAGATGAAAACTTGGATTCTAATATTTGTCATGTTGAGCGTAGCAAGATATCTAAAGATTTAGAAATGATAAAAGAGTCTAAACAAGATTCTAATATAGAATCTAAAAAAGATATTTCGTGCTTACGCACTCGCACGAGCGAATCTCTTGCCCACACTTGCAAATATGACAGGAATCTAGATTCTATATTTTTAGACTCTCTCAAACAAAAAAGACAAGATCATTCTATAAACTTTCTTAGTGCAAATGTCTATGGCACAGGCGAGATTATAGAGCCTTTTTATGAAAAATTACCGCATTTTCTTATCCATTGTAATACTATCGCATGTAATACAGGGGCAGTATATAAAGAATTTGCTAGAGAAAAACAAGCTATAAAAGATTCTAAAAAAGATAATATAGACTTACAAAAAGATTCCATTACGCTATTACAAGCACATGATATATATACGCTTAATGACTTATATAAACCTGCTTGTAATCTCTATGAGTTAGAAGCTATCGCAAAAGGGCTACATAAAAAATATGGCAATGTGTATTTTAGTGGCAGTGGCTCAAGCTTTTTTAGCATAAATCATGATATAAAGGAATAGTATGCAAGATTTTATCCGCTTTTTAGAATCTCACAATGAATTAAAGATTATTGACACACCCCTTGATATTGAGTTAGAAATCCCGCATTTAGCCTATTTAGAAGTGAAGAAAAAAGATTCTAAAGCCCTGCTTTTCACTCGTCCCATATATAGAAAACATAAGGATTCTACACTTTCAGGGACTAGCACGGAATGCACGCAACACAATATGCAATCTAGTAATTGTCATGCTAAGCAAAGCGAAATTTCTCAAAATCTAGATTCTAAACCTTGTCATACTGAGCCTTTAGGCGAAGTATCTAACATGGAATCTAAAAAAGATATTTCGCCTTTTCGTAATGCTCAACATGACAAAAAACTACACCCAACAACACAAATGACACAAGACCTAACCTACACCGCACATATAGAATCCAATCTTATAGAATCTAATTTTAACAGCATAGATTCTAGCAACCAAGATTCTAACACAACCACCCAAGATATAGAATCTTTTCATATCCCAGTCCTAATGAATGTCTTTGGCTCTCAAAAAAGACTGGAGTTAATCGCTACGCATTACAACTCAAACGCAGATTTTAAATCCCTAGAATCTATTGCAAATGTGATGAAAAATCTACTCAATCTCTCCATGCCAAAGACTTTGAGTGAAAAACTTGCAAAGCTAAAAGAGTTATGGGCTATGCGACATGTATTCCCTAAAAAATATAAGAACAAACCCCCATGTCAAGAGAGAATCTATACAAAAGATTCAATAGATCTATTTTCACTGCCTATACTTAAGACTTGGGAGGAAGATGGGGGGCGATTTATCACAATGGGGCAGGTTTATACACGAAGTCTTGATGGTAAATCTAATAATATCGGTATGTATCGACTGCAGATTCACTCTCATAATGAGTTGCTTATGCACTGGCAGATTCATAAAGATGCAACGCATTTTTTCCACGAATACAAAAGAGCAAATAAACTCATGCCTGTAAGCATCGCCATAGGTGGCGACCCTCTTTATATATGGTGCGCTCAAGCCCCTATGCCACCAAAGATTTTTGAGCTTATGCTTTATGGACTTATACGCGCTAAAAATCCGCTATTAGCTGAATGTGTGAGTAATGAATTAGCCGTGCCGCATGATTGTGATATTGTGATTGAGGGCTTTGTGGATACAAGCAGATTTGCCCCGGAGGGAAAGTTTGGCGATCATACAGGATTTTACACGCCAATAGAGCCTTATCCCATCATGCAAGTGAGTGCCATCACTATGAAGCGTAACCCAGTCTATCTAGCCACCGTTGTGGGTAAGCCACCACTTGAAGATAAATATATGGGCTATATGACAGAGCGGCTTTTTCTGCCGCTTTTACAGACAAGCGCACATGGACTTATTGACTATTCTATGCCAGAAAATGGCGTATTTCATAATCTTATACTAGCGAAAGTAAAGACAGATTATCCCGCACAAAGTCTGCAAATGATGCACACTTTCTTTGGCATAGGGCAGATGAGCTTTGTAAAACATGCTCTTTTTGTGAGTGAAGAAGCACCAAAACTGCATAAAGACTACAAGATTCTATGTGATTATATCCTTGATAGAATCAATACTAAAAAGCTATATAGCACTATGGGAAACTGCGATGCACTCGATCATGCGTGTGAGAGATTTGCTGTGAGTGGGAAGCTAGGCATTGATGCAAGCGGTGAAATATTAAATCATAATTTTGTAGAAATTAGCGAAAATGACTTATTAAAAATTATGAAAAATATCGCAAATGAGATAGAATCTCTGCATATCTATAAGCATAAAAATCCGCTTATAATCTGTGGTATCAACAAAAAAGATACGCCAATACTAGAATATGCGACTAGATTCTATGAAACCCTTAGACAATATGGGGCATTTTTTATTTTTGTAGATAGTGATAATATTTTGACAAATTACTATATGCTTGTATGGCGTGTGGTAAATTCTATCGATGTAGCAAGGGATTTAAAGATTATTAAAGAATGTGCTTTTTTAGACGCAACCGCTAAGGGCAAGTTAGAGGGCTATGATAGAGAATGGCCCAAAGATACACTTTGCTCTCAATTTATCCTTAATAGCCTAAAAGAGCAAGGCTTACTAGAAGATATTGATGAGTCGTTTTATAAACAATTTGGGATTTTGTAGTTTTTGATTTTTATGGTTTTTTGTTTTACGCTTTGTGTTGTTAATGTATGATATATTGATGTTGTTTTTGTAAAAGGTAAGGTTTAGTTCTGTTAGCTATTATTCTAAGACAAAAAAGTTAGATTTCACATCATATCTATTGCATTGTGTTCGCAGTGCAACATGAGTTAAGCCAAAAATTGGGACTTACAATATCAATACACAAAGCTAGTTTTATGCTACAATATCGCACACAAAATACACCAAAGGACTATTGATGGCAAATTGGAATGATGGTTATTTGACAGACATTGAGTATCTTGATACTTATTTTTCGTATCTAAATCCACTTTTTATGAATCTAAATCTCACTTTTGCGGGTTTTGATGTCGGTCAGCACGACTGCATTAGTTTGCAAACAAGCAGTGATTCTAATGATAAGCAGAGCTATCTTGAAATGGGCTTTGGTAGGGGTGTGAGTTTATGCGTGCATGCTGCCACTACTGATATGAGTTTTGTTGGGACGGATTTTAATCCATCGCATACCCTATTTGCACGAAACTTAGCCAAAGTTGGCAACGCGGATATACAGCTTTATGATGATAGCTTTGAGCTATTGTATAAACGATTGCAAAAGCAAGAAGCAGAGTTTGACTACATTGTGTTACATGGTGTGTGGTCGTGGGTAAGTTATGAGAATCAAAAGGTGATTTTGCAGATTATCCGCGATCATTTGAAAGTTGGCGGTATTGTATATGTAAGCTATAATTGCTTTCCGGGCTGGGATGGCAAATGGTCTTCACGCAAGTTACTTACAATGTATCATGACTATATATCTGGTACGAAAGTCGAACGAATCCGTAATGCGCTTGGATTTTTCAAAGACTTTTTAGAGACGAATCCGCTTTATCTGCAGAATAATCCAAGTGCAGCACGAGTCTCACAAATAATAGAAAATGAAAAGTTTGACTATTTAGCACATGAATTTTTTAATGATGGAGCAAATTGTTGCTACTTTGTTGATATGGTGCGTGATTTGGAATCATGTAAATTACAATTTGCATGTGGGGCATTACCTTTGTGGCATTATGAAGATTCTAGTTTAAATAAGCAAAATCAAGCCTTTTTAGATCAAATCGCAGAACCGACATTAAAAGAGCAGCTAAAAGATTACTATCTTAATAGACAATTTCGAAATGATATATTTGTAAAAGGGGCACAAAAGCTATCAGGGCAGCAAATATGCGATAAGTTTCTCAATACCCGCTTTACACTTACAAGCATACCCGATAGTGATGCAGAAGATCTTGATGCAATTAGGAAAGATATGATTGCATTTCTTGCAAAAGATTCTTATACACCAAAAAGCATGCGTGAGGCACAGCTACAGCTGGGGGGGGGGGGGGTTACATATACGAGAGTTAGCTAAACTTGTCGCAGATATGATGACAAGCGGCTATATACACCCAGTAACAAATAGAGACATTACAGATTCCATTGCAAAACGCTCAATAGATTTCAATCGACATATTTTCAGCAATCAGTGCAAAAAGCAATATGTGCGATATGCGGCTGCTCCACTTATTGGTGGCGGTGTATTGATTAATGAAGTATCGCAAGTGTTTTTATATGGATTAATGAGTGGTGTAGATGAAAAAGGTTTAGGTGCATTCGCATGGGATATTCTCAAGGCACAAGGTAGAAAACTCAATAAGGCTGGTGTAGATTTAGAAAGTGATAAAGAGAATATAAAAGAGCTTGATTCTGTATTGCAGGATTTATTGCCAAAAATACCGCTTTATAAGAATTTGGGTATTTTGTAAGATCGGGTAGGATATTGGTTTATAACAGATGTTAAGTTTTGATATCTATTAAGCAAAGCAAAACATTTGAGATTGGATTGTACAAAAGAGATTTTGACTTCATCTCAAAAAGACAAAATATCATCTCAATAAAAAATCTAGTTTCACAAGGTATTTTCACTTTTTTCAATATAAATGCTTCTTAACATAAGAGTTTGTAAGTGTTTTATTGCTATACTACTTGTTTTAAAATCAAAGCTATGTTTAAAAGGTCAATGGCAACCTCGCTATTATGAAATTTTCATGATAGAATCAACAAAATCTAGCTTTGATTATTACTTACTTCTTACTACATAAGGTTTTTTATGATTTTACATTTTATTAAACCAAGGTTCTATATATTACATTTTTGTGTTATTGCTTTGGCTTGTTTGTGTTTGAGTTCTTGCATGAATGTCATGCAAGATACTTTTAAAAACTCATCAAACTATACGATTAAATATGCTTATGTGCAGAGTGATAAAATATTTTTAGAAGAAGTAAAAGAGATTGCAAAAATGCTTCCCAAAAAAGAAACATTTAGCATGGCTATAAACGAACTACAAGAGTTAAACGACTCTTATAAAATAGCTAATATCCCAGAACTTAACATTACTTTTACATGTGGTTTTAATAAGCAGTATGTAAAAACTTTACAATCATTACTTACAACAAGAAAATATCCATGTGATGGGGAGATAGCAGGCTACACATTGCAGTCTTTCACTAAGAATCCATATAAAAAATACTATGGAGAAAAGTTTGCAAATGTGCAAAATCAAGAGCAATTTTTATTTTTCTACACAAAGGATTTTAAGCATGTAAAAAGCAAAGAAGATATAAAAACTACATTGCAATCTATAATTTCAAATATAGCTTCAAATGCCAATGCAATTTATGATTTACGCGAGTTAAAACACTATGCTTTTATGAATGGCATTATAGAATCTTACGATGATTTTTATAAGCTAGTGGCACAATATGAGGTCAAATGTCAAGGCTCACTTTTTAGCACAACACTTGATGAGATCATCTCACAACGCGATTTGCAATGCAAAAAGATTACGCACATAAAAGCAAAATAGATTCTAAAAATTAGAATGAATAAGGTGATAAATGTCTATATCTAAAACATATAAAAAGATTTTATGTATATGCTTACTCATATTTACACAAAATATGCAAGCCAGAGATGAATTTGAAAAATTAGGCGATATTT
Proteins encoded:
- the folE gene encoding GTP cyclohydrolase I FolE, coding for MQDLFCFIGEDGKREGLIKTPERVAKLHEMLYSGYEIDPNSILDSVFSDGACNEMVVVRDIEFYSMCEHHLLPFFGKISIGYIPDKKVVGISNLSKLVEVFARRLQIQEKLTTQIADTIMHSLKPKGAMVVCEALHLCMAMRGNAKQNSKILTSAVRGLFQQDSRTRMEFMQLIKT
- a CDS encoding GHMP family kinase ATP-binding protein, whose amino-acid sequence is MTKTMKAYYAKAYPKINITLKIGEKIGNLHTLQSRFCLVESSLYDSFLIIKESLDNEVLTQKDLVKKLPQRYTTFSETTKQHNAIQCYLYGNFDCKLEDNLIYKAYALLAKHIDSNINPCFIRIIVDKRIPVGGGLGGGSVNAALILLLLNELFNLNCSKEILYQYAKALGSDVAFFLMIYTQNSTHITPYFYVEQNLSKGDLDSILFKQTQDENLDSNICHVERSKISKDLEMIKESKQDSNIESKKDISCLRTRTSESLAHTCKYDRNLDSIFLDSLKQKRQDHSINFLSANVYGTGEIIEPFYEKLPHFLIHCNTIACNTGAVYKEFAREKQAIKDSKKDNIDLQKDSITLLQAHDIYTLNDLYKPACNLYELEAIAKGLHKKYGNVYFSGSGSSFFSINHDIKE
- a CDS encoding menaquinone biosynthesis decarboxylase — encoded protein: MQDFIRFLESHNELKIIDTPLDIELEIPHLAYLEVKKKDSKALLFTRPIYRKHKDSTLSGTSTECTQHNMQSSNCHAKQSEISQNLDSKPCHTEPLGEVSNMESKKDISPFRNAQHDKKLHPTTQMTQDLTYTAHIESNLIESNFNSIDSSNQDSNTTTQDIESFHIPVLMNVFGSQKRLELIATHYNSNADFKSLESIANVMKNLLNLSMPKTLSEKLAKLKELWAMRHVFPKKYKNKPPCQERIYTKDSIDLFSLPILKTWEEDGGRFITMGQVYTRSLDGKSNNIGMYRLQIHSHNELLMHWQIHKDATHFFHEYKRANKLMPVSIAIGGDPLYIWCAQAPMPPKIFELMLYGLIRAKNPLLAECVSNELAVPHDCDIVIEGFVDTSRFAPEGKFGDHTGFYTPIEPYPIMQVSAITMKRNPVYLATVVGKPPLEDKYMGYMTERLFLPLLQTSAHGLIDYSMPENGVFHNLILAKVKTDYPAQSLQMMHTFFGIGQMSFVKHALFVSEEAPKLHKDYKILCDYILDRINTKKLYSTMGNCDALDHACERFAVSGKLGIDASGEILNHNFVEISENDLLKIMKNIANEIESLHIYKHKNPLIICGINKKDTPILEYATRFYETLRQYGAFFIFVDSDNILTNYYMLVWRVVNSIDVARDLKIIKECAFLDATAKGKLEGYDREWPKDTLCSQFILNSLKEQGLLEDIDESFYKQFGIL
- a CDS encoding class I SAM-dependent methyltransferase, whose amino-acid sequence is MANWNDGYLTDIEYLDTYFSYLNPLFMNLNLTFAGFDVGQHDCISLQTSSDSNDKQSYLEMGFGRGVSLCVHAATTDMSFVGTDFNPSHTLFARNLAKVGNADIQLYDDSFELLYKRLQKQEAEFDYIVLHGVWSWVSYENQKVILQIIRDHLKVGGIVYVSYNCFPGWDGKWSSRKLLTMYHDYISGTKVERIRNALGFFKDFLETNPLYLQNNPSAARVSQIIENEKFDYLAHEFFNDGANCCYFVDMVRDLESCKLQFACGALPLWHYEDSSLNKQNQAFLDQIAEPTLKEQLKDYYLNRQFRNDIFVKGAQKLSGQQICDKFLNTRFTLTSIPDSDAEDLDAIRKDMIAFLAKDSYTPKSMREAQLQLGGGGVTYTRVS